The Impatiens glandulifera chromosome 8, dImpGla2.1, whole genome shotgun sequence genome includes a window with the following:
- the LOC124911955 gene encoding beta-D-glucosyl crocetin beta-1,6-glucosyltransferase-like, with amino-acid sequence METKNPRLNVVMLPWLAHGHVSPYLELAKRLADRNFQIYLCSTPINLSSIKKRVTQNYSQSIKLIEFHLPSQPDLPDPNFHTTNGLPLHLNRALKRSMDMASPSVIEIIKTLKPDILIYDYNQQQALIEAASLGVPIVQFFTMSAAILCNYLRAFLKSDVEIPHSSTNHRASNYWQRKGQEMLKQYTNDQGQSRDSVQLTRKATDTILVKTIGEMEGKYIEHGPKLFGIKIVPTGPLVQKPEEDGEEEEEHNREIMEWLNKKEKSSTVFVSFGTEYFLSREEREEIAKGLELSMVNFIWVLRFSFEDKISIEEALPNGFLTRVGDRGLVVEKWAPQARILGHPNVGGFVSHCGWGSTMEAMSFGIPIVAIPMNLDQPGNARLVVEMDVGLEVNRDDNGGLSGEEIAEFIKEVMVGDEDGKKIRDKVGEMKDKIKSKGEEDIDGVVEELIRLHNKNIAGESKCFAN; translated from the exons ATGGAGACGAAGAATCCACGCTTGAATGTTGTGATGCTCCCATGGCTAGCCCATGGCCATGTCTCTCCTTACTTAGAGCTTGCCAAAAGACTTGCCGACAGAAACTTCCAAATCTATCTATGTTCAACTCCCATCAATCTGAGCTCTATCAAGAAAAGGGTCACCCAGAACTACTCTCAATCGATCAAACTCATCGAATTTCATCTCCCATCTCAACCAGACCTTCCCGATCCCAATTTCCACACCACAAATGGCCTCCCACTTCACCTCAACAGAGCTCTCAAAAGATCCATGGACATGGCCAGCCCATCTGTCATCGAAATCATTAAAACCCTCAAACCAGACATACTCATTTATGACTACAACCAACAACAAGCCTTAATCGAAGCCGCTTCCCTCGGAGTACCCATTGTTCAGTTCTTCACCATGAGCGCAGCCATCCTCTGTAACTACCTCCGAGCATTTCTGAAATCGGACGTTGAAATCCCTCATTCTTCCACGAATCATCGGGCGAGTAATTACTGGCAACGGAAAGGTCAAGAAATGTTAAAACAATATACAAATGATCAAGGCCAAAGTAGAG ATAGTGTGCAGCTCACCCGTAAAGCTACTGACACAATATTGGTGAAGACAATTGGAGAAATGGAAGGGAAATACATCGAGCATGGACCAAAACTGTTTGGCATAAAGATAGTCCCCACAGGTCCTCTGGTTCAAAAACCAGAAGAAGatggggaagaagaagaagaacataaCAGGGAGATCATGGAGTGGCTTAACAAGAAAGAGAAATCATCAACTGTTTTTGTGTCGTTTGGAACAGAGTACTTCCTGTCGAGAGAGGAAAGAGAGGAAATAGCAAAAGGGTTGGAGCTAAGCATGGTGAATTTCATTTGGGTACTTAGATTTTCCTTTGAAGATAAGATTTCAATTGAAGAAGCCCTACCCAATGGCTTCCTTACTAGGGTAGGAGACAGAGGACTTGTAGTTGAGAAATGGGCTCCGCAAGCAAGGATCTTGGGGCACCCAAATGTTGGAGGATTTGTAAGCCATTGTGGGTGGGGTTCTACAATGGAGGCTATGTCATTCGGAATCCCAATTGTGGCTATACCCATGAACTTAGACCAACCGGGGAATGCGAGGCTTGTGGTGGAAATGGACGTGGGGTTGGAAGTGAATAGAGATGATAATGGAGGGCTTAGCGGGGAAGAGATTGCAGAGTTCATAAAGGAAGTGATGGTTGGTGATGAAGATGGGAAGAAGATAAGGGATAAAGTTGGAGAAATGAAAGACAAAATCAAAAgtaaaggagaagaagacattGATGGTGTTGTGGAAGAATTGATTAGGCTTCATAATAAGAATATTGCTGGAGAAAGCAAATGTTTTGCTAATTAA
- the LOC124912753 gene encoding beta-D-glucosyl crocetin beta-1,6-glucosyltransferase-like yields MIPTGPLVQEPEEEEEEGEDNDEIMDWLNKKETSSTVLVTFGSESFLSREETSEVAKGLELSMVNFIWVLRFPFEEKISIEEALPNGFLERVGDRGLVVEKWASHARILEHQNVGGFVSHCGWGSTMDAMEFGVPIVAIPMNSDQPVNARLVEEIGVGLEVNRDEN; encoded by the coding sequence ATGATCCCCACAGGTCCGTTGGTTCAAGaaccagaagaagaagaagaagaaggtgaagATAATGACGAGATCATGGACTGGCTTAACAAGAAAGAGACATCATCGACCGTTTTGGTGACGTTTGGATCAGAATCGTTTCTGTCAAGAGAGGAAACAAGTGAAGTAGCTAAAGGGTTGGAGTTAAGCATGGTGAATTTCATTTGGGTACTTAGATTTCCTTTTGAGGAGAAGATTTCAATTGAAGAAGCCCTACCGAATGGCTTTCTTGAGAGGGTAGGTGATAGAGGGCTTGTAGTTGAGAAATGGGCTTCTCATGCTAGAATCTTGGAGCACCAAAATGTTGGAGGATTTGTAAGCCATTGTGGGTGGGGTTCTACAATGGACGCTATGGAATTTGGGGTTCCAATTGTGGCTATACCCATGAACTCAGACCAACCTGTGAATGCAAGGCTAGTGGAAGAGATCGGTGTGGGTTTGGAAGTAAATAGAGATGAGAATTAA